Within Meles meles chromosome 19, mMelMel3.1 paternal haplotype, whole genome shotgun sequence, the genomic segment TGTAATTGTTTCTTCCCTTGGAACTGAAGTATTCTGTGTTGTAATATACTTAATggttaaaacttcattttttgtGAACATTCCAATAATTCTTGCCTAAATTACTATCATTACAGTGTGAAAAGTgatatttttctaattctgtggtttttctacatttattagttgATATTCTTTTGTAAAGTATTGCTTTCTCTCATCAATTGGAACAGGATAAATGTTTGAttattcttctttaattattAACTTTCAAACTAGGTAATAATTTTAATAGTAGCTTTAAGTagtataaactttttaaaaaaattttttaaaagattttatttatttatttgacagatagagatcacaagtagcagagaggcaggcagagacagagagggggaagcaggctccctgctgagcagaaagcctgatgcagggctggatcccaggactctgggatcatgacctgagccgaaggcagaggctttaacccactgagccacccagacgccccagtataaactattttttaaagatttttaaattggggcacctgggtggctcagcgggttaaagcctctgcccttggctcaggtcatgatcccagggtcctgggattgggctctctgctcagcagggagcctgcttcctcctctctctctctgcctgcctctctgcctacttgtgatctctatctgtcaaataagtaaaaaatctttaaaaaatttttttaaaaattacttatttaattgagagagagagagcacacgcacaagctgtgggaggggcagagggaaagggagaagcagactctccgcggagcagggagccagacacggggctcaaccccagaacccctgggatcatgacctgagccaaaggtagatgcttaacagactgagccatccaggcacccctatacaatgtattttttgtctttttttaagaaaaatataaaggacTTAGAGATTTTATTGATTGTGTTTTAGTCTACTAACAGTTACTCCTTTTAATGTgaccctttattcttttttttttttaaagattgtatttattcatttgacagagatcacaagtaggcagagaggcaggcagagagagaggaggaagcaggcttcctgctgagcagagagcccgatgcgggcctcgatcccaggaccctgagatcatgacctgagccacccaggtgcccgtgacCCTTTATTCTTAAATAGCTTCCTTGCTTTCTGACAGAGCAAGGTGTCCCAGTTTCACCTTACGCTTTCCTTCCCTCAGACCTGAAATTAGCTGGGAGCCCTTTTCATCATGAATCGTATCAAGGTATATAATCTGGACTCTGAAGAGATGCCCATTGCTACCAAAGTGACATTGTTTCTATGCCACTTCAGTGAACAgaactagaaaatatttatcCTAAAAAGAGTTAGAGTTcatattgatacttttttttcttaaagatttgaattttaagtaatctgtacacgcagcatggggcttgaatttacaaccctgaggtcaagagttgcctGCTGCACctactgagctagccaggcgcctCTCACGTTGATATTTTAGTTCAGTTTTAACATTTGAATATTCATcagatttctttgatttttataatcGTGGGTCATTTCTCTTGCTTTGAAGATCTGGATCCCTGACAACATAATACTTACTTGCTTTAGCCTATTATATAAAGGAAATAGTTTCAAAATACCaacattgggtgcctgggtggctcagggtcctgggttggggCCTTCATTGGGcttcctggtcagtggggagtggtctgcttctctttccctctgcccctcccccccgccatgctctttctctctttcaaatgagtaaataaaattaaaaagaaaaaaaaatcaatattactACACAGAATagagttgttttttatttgtttgtgttgtcaTTACAATGGGTCTTGCTAAGGGTGTATAGTCAAAATACTGTTTCTGAAGTCTTTGGAATAAATCCTTCCCTTGTCAGTTTTGTTATTGCTTCAAACATTCATTCAAAcaagtatttgtttatttaaactgTTCTTAATTTAAGGGCTTTTCAAAATTCTTcagaaagataaacacagagagTTCTTGCTTCTACGCCTGACTATCCCACTTTGTTCTACCCTGACCCTTATAAGATACCTATTTTCATTAgtattttgtttatccttccTGTGTTGCTTTTTGCAAATATAAACTAGTACAATGCAGCTACATATCTACTTAGCTTGTAggtttgtgctttttaaaagtctttttgcTGTAATGATTTTACTGGGGTTTCAGGGGAAGCAGAATGACATTTGTGTCTTCAGACTGCCATCTTCGCCGGGAACTCAGTCCTTTGTTCAGGAAACACTTTCACTTATCACTTGGTGTGTGGTATTCAGCCTTGAATGTGTATTCTGCGTATTTTCACATGACtggctccttcttttttttttaagattttatttatttatttgacagagagagatcacaagtaggcagagaggcaggcagagagagagagagagagagagagagaggaaagcaggctccctgctaagcagagtgcggggctagattccaggaccctgggatcatgacctgagctgaaggcagaggcttaacccactgagtcaccccggCTACCCTGACTGGCTCCTTCTtatcagctttgttctttttttaaatctctgccaTCATATTTGTACTTttcaagagtttaaaaaaaaatttaaagttttttttttaaaaagatttaatttatttattcatttgacagagagatcacaagcaggcagagagagagaggaggaagcaggctccccgctgtgcagagagcccgatgtggggcttgatcccaggaccctgggatcatgactgagccaaaggcagaggctttaacccactgagccacccaggtgcccccaaatttaaagttttttgaaaaatgtttaagtCACTATTTCACGAATgccatattttctcttattcttggaggacattatttttctttaaagattttatttatttgacacagagagagagagagcgcgtgcgtgcacaagcaggcagaatggcaggcagagggagaggaagaagcaggctcccgctgagcagggagctcagtgctggacttgatcccaggatgctgggatcttgacctgagctgaaggcagacccttaaccgactgaaccacccagggaccctctTTGAGGATATTAATTataaaggtgttttgttttttttttaagatatttatttatttatttatttatttatttgagaaggagagagagatcacaagtaggcagagaggaaggcatgggggggtgggaagcaggctccccgccaagcagagagcctgatgccgggctcgatcccaggaccccgagatcataacccaagctgaaggcagaggcttaacccactaagccacccaggtgccagagTTATAAAggattttgttgggttttttaaaattctgtttctcctgaattcctttcttgttttcagTCTTGCCTTTCATTTTGGAGGCTTTCCTCAAGTGTTTGGTGGCCCTTGATTGATTGTGAGTGAAATATTTAGAAGCTGATTGGATGTACGGGAATATTCAAAACAGTACTATTTGTAATAGCCCCGCACTGGAAACAGCCTTATTGCTCAtcagcagaagaatggataaacacatgGTGTCACGCAATGACACACTGTTTCGGAATGGGGGTGAATAAACTTGAGCTACAACGAACAGTATGGATGACCAACAGAGAAGGTTGAGTGAAAAAATCCAGACACTTGAGTGTGCATCTGTTTGTTTAAGGGTCAAAGAAAGGCAAAGCTAATCTCTGGTATTTGGAGTCAGGATGGCTCTTGGATGGGGTAGTGGCTGATGCCTGGAACGGGGCGTTCCAGGGATGCTGAGGGGCCTTCTGGGAGGCTGGTTCATGTTCTGGTTCTTGAGCTGGGCCTGGTTATacaagtgtgttcactttgtgtAATTTCATTGAGCAGTACAGTAGACTTGTGTGTTCTTCAGTGTGTCTGTTATACTTCAAATAAAAGGCTACatgaagtaaaatagaaaaaatccaGTTGAATCTTCATGTGGACGGGATTTATTGACTGGTGCCCACAGAGTGTGCTTATCCTGATCGTCCAGGTAACCCCCTCTTGTTGGGGATGCCTGACTGTTAGTGTCTGAAGATGGGAACTAGACATGATTGTTCTTTCTGCTGTGTCTAACTGGAAGTCTTTAGCCCTCTTTTTTGTCAAAGTCTCTTTTGATTACTTTTGAAAGATATCCAAGATACAGTGGGAACATTAATTTCTTTGAACAGTTTAGTTGTACAGTTGCAgtttctcttcattcattcagcacataCTTAAACAAGATCCATGTGTAGAGCATAGCAGAAATTGCAAACATTAAACATAAGTGGGTACATTTATGGAGGATAATTTGGCCTGTTGTGAAAGCCTAGATTGGGGAACTTAGCCTAGTCTTTAGGGATGGGAAGGCTTCCCTAAGGAAATGATATTTTAGTTAGAGAATAGAGGAAAGtactagactttatttttaatgaaagaaaatgttttgtctTGATGTGAAAACCTTTATTCCCGTATGTCTGACCACTCTATTATGTGATTGCAGGTGGAGAGTATAGTGAAGATGATGTAAATGAATTAGTGAAGGAAGATGAAGTGGATGGTGAAGAGCAGACACAgaaaaccaaagggaaaaaaagaaaggctcagAGCATTCCGGCCAGGTGATGCTGCCCTCAAGGCCCTTAGAAGTCAGGGACTAATGTCACAGTATCCAGATGCCTGGGATTGGTCTCATGAGTTCTTCCTATGGGGCTTCTTACCTTTGTCTATTCAAGGGAAACGTTTGGTGATATTTTAGGATTAAATTCTCAGTCTCGGggaagttttaaaagtttttgagccttaattaaaaaaaattaattggtaTCCTGTAcacttggcaaaaattaaaaactcaattacTGCAAAAATGGGTACCCTCAGTGTATCCCTTGTTGCTTTCTTTGCCTCAGAAGAACTATGTTGTCAGACACAGCTTGTATGTGTGGGTAGGCATGTATTtcctactctttaaaaaaacaaacaaaaagcccctCCAAAACAAAGAATGGCATCCTCTGCTTacagtttctcattttcattgtttCACATCTTGGAGATGGATACTGTGCCAGTACATTTAGCTGTACCTTACTCTTTTCAGTGACTGCATAATGTAACATTATATGGGTCCACCTTGCATTTTGTAAGTATTCCCTTACTGAGGGACATTGAGATTATACCTGTCTTTACTACCACAAACAAGACTGCAGTGAATATTCTTTGTTATGGCTTTGTATACAGGTATAAGTACATCTATAAATCAGATTTGTAAAAGTAGAATTATTTGATCCGGAGTTAATCTGtagtaaaaaattttttcataaagATTAGCAAATTACCTTCCACAGGCCTGGTACTGAATTGCACCCCCCCCTCCAATTATGAAAATTCTGACAGATTATTTAGCTCAGATATGAAAAGCTTCCATAGAAGTCTGTTACCTCTCTTTGATGagtgtttctttccttctgggcGTTGAAGCAAAAAAGCAGGTTATAgtttataaaaagggaaaaaaaagaattttaggtaTTAAATGATTCACTTGAAGTCAAAATAGACTAAGAAACAATTTACTCTCATAGGTCTTGAGCCCAGTTCTTTTGTCCTTGAGTTTTTCTGTAGTCCAGCTGTCAAATTTTcagaaagtggggaaaaaagatgggtttcccacccctcttccctgcGAACTCTAGGAAGAAACTGCAAGTAAATTTAAGGCTTTCGTCAATAGAAATGTTCTCCAGTTGGGGTATATATTCTTGGAACACACTTGCTGGACAGATTGATTCAGCGAGGTGATTTTTGGGTGTTTTCTTGGTGAAAATAGCTGGTCCCGACTTGGAAGTAGAACACTGCATTTTGATTCTAAGTGTTTGGGGGAAATTGCTAACTGTGAGAGCTCAATTCTTGTTTTCTTCCACAGAATCTCAGCTTAccccctctttcttccccctaGGGTGGGTGTTGATCAGTAGGCCCTGGATTTTAAAGTTTTCTCAGGTTTGCAGCATTATGTTTGGAATTGAGGAAGGGATCGCTGAAATCATTTTGCttgatctctcttctctctcctttttcttgtgACCATTGGTGattaggaagagaaaacaagGTGGCCTCTCattagaagatgaagaagaggaggatgCCAACGAGGAGTCGGAGGGAAGTAGCAGTGAGGAGGGAGATGCAGctgcagagcaggaagaaggCCTGGGGTCGGAGGCtgcaaggaggaagaaggaggacgAGCTGTGGGCCAGCTTCCTCAACGATGTGGGACCAAAACCTAAAGGGCCCCCAAGTACACAAGTTAACGTAAGTTGATAGCTGAATGAGATGTAAGCTTCCCCAGAAGTACCCTAAGTTCCCCAGATAGAcgtttttatttccaaaatgagATTCAGTGTTTACAGCAGAAATCAAACCAGATGTGTTTTGATAATAACTCTTTCATGTGAAAAGCAAAGCATTCCCTATTGTAGAAAaaaataagcctttttttttttttaagattctatatatttgtgagagagagagagagagcgagcacatgcacaagcaggcagaatggcaggcagagagagaagcaggctccccactgagcagggagccccatatgggactccatcccaagactctgggatcatgacctgaggcgaaggcagcggcttaaccaactgagccacccaggtgtcctgaaaaaataagcctttttaatcaaataaatttCTGATAGGTCTTTAACTGTTTAAAGATGGAACATTTAAGAATAGCCGTAATAGAATTGTGGAAAGGTTCTCTTACGTTTCATCCTTATGTGAAACTGATTGCATTTCTTACCTATTTTGTAGAGAGGAGAGAATACTGAAGAGACAAGTCCAAGTAAATCATTGGTCAGAGCGGAAGAGCTTGAGAAACCGAAAGAAgctgaaaaagttaaaatcacTAAGGTGTTTGATTTTGCTGGTGAAGAAGTCAGGTAAGGTGACCTTCACAAACTTCAAAactagttcttttaaaatttttttaaaatttaaattaaaaaaaatcttgttaaatGGTGTTGGACATCTGTCCTCATTCCACCCTATCATCATAATATTTTGGAAGAGTTCTTTTTCTCACTCCAGGAGAACGGTGGCTCCATGAATTATCAGGGAACATGGGAGGAAAGGTCCTTTCACATATGGTGGTGTAGTTGTGGGTATCATGAAGTATTTGGccaaacagaaacaagaaaatgtaagagtTAAATGTTTGGTTCCACTTGTTGTCATGATTTGTGACTTTGGCTGagtaatttttccctttattttcttacCTGTGAAGTCTGAGCCCCACTGAGGCATCTGAAATCAGGTAAAAATTGAAAGTAGTAGGAGAGAAGTTCAGTTCCCTGTATTATTTCCTGATCttgatactattttttaaattgatttatagGTTTgtttatcactttaaaaaaatggtagagGCCTAATAACCTCCTGGCTTTTCTAGCTGAGAGCCACATGCCTAGAATTTCCTTTTccctatttatttaaatttcattactTGAAAATAGCAGATCTAAAATTTAGAGCTAAATGGGAACAGGTAAGGTACCAGTTAATAATTTTATAGGTGATCACATTTATTTTCCTTGGCAGTAATTAAGTAGACCTGTATGTTCTCTGAAAGTAGAATTTGCGTCcaaagttgtattttaaaaatactatctaTTCAGTTATTTCATCTAATACAAATGTTGGTGTAAAGAATTTGGGCATTATTAGTTTTATAAAGGGTATGAAGcaaaactcttattttttaatttttttctccccaactttttcttctgaaatattatACCCAGAAATGTTGCCAGTTAGCTTTACAGTGATCACCCATATACTTATTATACACATTACTGATTGCCTCTCTCTCCATCTAgatctgtatttctctttttgtcttgccTGAACCGTTTGAGAATTGCTTGTAGACATCATGACACTTCACTCTTAAATATGAGTTTCCCAAGAACAAAGGGCATTCTCCCTTATGGTACAGTGCAGCTGtaaatttaccatagtaaatttCACATCATGTAGATTATTACCTACATCTGTGGTGAAGGaggctgattttaaaatttcagcctGTTGCAGACCAATACTTTTGTAAgacacaataaaaaggaatagcTAGAAAACTAAATTGAAAAGTTGTAGAAAATACAAGCTCATATTTTTAACAATGAAATTCAACAGACATTAACTGACATTTCAATAAAACAGTCAAAATGATCATTAAATAGGAATAGGAAAAGATTTGTATAGTTATGCATGCTGTTTACCGAGAGCGTGAGTATAAATAATTAGTATAGGAAATCACTGTTATATTTACGTTCTATAATCGAAACAGACTAAGAGTAAAATAtcaattcttggggcgcctgggtggctcagtgggttaggctgctgccttcagctcgggtcatgatctcagcgtcctggggtcgagccccacatcggactctgtttgacagggagcctgccttcccctctctctctgcctgcctctctgcttacttgtgatctctgtctctctgtcagataaataaatgaaatctttaaaaaaaaaaatcaattctcaaTACTTAACATCTAGATGTACACTTTGAATAAATGATGTGTGTACTTAGTTTTTAATGTGACGAAATAACTCCTTTCTTTCTTGTTAATTTACTGCTTCTAGTTGGGTACATGACAGTACTACTGGAGGGTACTGTACATGGAAATTatttctgtgttggttttctttttttttttttaaataacatttgtcATAAACCCATCTCACAGAGATATTTTCATGAAGAtggaaataaagttttttaagCTGTTTCAGTAAAttcagggtttttatttttacttttatataaaatgaagTCAGTGACACCgtattttcaaagttcatcttCAGTGCTTCATCAGTAGCCAGTTTCAGAAATTTATCCTGTCAAGTCATAATTAAGTTAGAGTTCAGTGGAAATAAGGAGTTCTGCATGCATGCTTTACCTGTGTGTAGATATTCTTGTGATAGGAAATGGAATTCAAAACATTCactgaaactttttttaagattttatttatttatttgacagagagatcacaagtaggcagagaagcaggcagagagagagagggcggagcaggctccctgctgagcagagagcccaatgtggggctccatcccaggaccctgagatcatgacctgagccgaaggcagagacttaacccactgagccacctaggcgcccctcagtgAAACATGTTTATCTGTAGAAGCTCTGTTCCTCCAGCCTTCTAGCTTTCATTTTTATCCTGGTAATTTATTTACTACCGAAGAACATGTTGAAA encodes:
- the CFDP1 gene encoding craniofacial development protein 1; protein product: MEEFDSEDFSTSEEDEDYVPSGGEYSEDDVNELVKEDEVDGEEQTQKTKGKKRKAQSIPARKRKQGGLSLEDEEEEDANEESEGSSSEEGDAAAEQEEGLGSEAARRKKEDELWASFLNDVGPKPKGPPSTQVNRGENTEETSPSKSLVRAEELEKPKEAEKVKITKVFDFAGEEVRVTKEVDATSKEAKSFFKQNEKEKPPAPVAAALPSLPAGSGLKRPSGMSSLLGKIGAKKQKMSTLEKSKLDWESFKEEEGIGEELAIHNRGKEGYIERKAFLDRVDHRQFEIERDLRLSKMKP